In one window of Mercurialis annua linkage group LG4, ddMerAnnu1.2, whole genome shotgun sequence DNA:
- the LOC126678847 gene encoding protein LURP-one-related 4-like, with amino-acid sequence MAKIFPHRPILSPANLMTYKRETYTVWMKSLVCHTNGCTVFDSNGDIVYRVENYDTKCSNEVYLMDLRGRVLVTILRRKRLLVFERWYGYRWNIRNVNKQKPWFGVKKSCSICMGNFSCEISVGFDRFWIVKLSQKAAFRIVDYEGDVVAEVKKKQSLAGNGFGDDVLSLIVEPHIDHSLIMAIITVYGLINRKM; translated from the exons ATGGCTAAAATTTTCCCTCACCGGCCCATACTTTCTCCGGCAAATTTGATGACTTATAAAAGAGAAACATATACTGTATGGATGAAATCATTAGTCTGCCATACTAATGGCTGCACCGTGTTCGATTCTAACGGTGATATCGTTTATCGGGTCGAAAATTACGATACAAAATGCAGCAATGAAGTTTATTTAATGGATCTTCGAGGCAGAGTTCTCGTAACAATATTAAGAAGAAAG AGATTGTTAGTTTTTGAAAGATGGTACGGTTATAGATGGAATATTAGAAACGTAAATAAGCAAAAGCCATGGTTTGGAGTTAAAAAAAGTTGTAGTATTTGTATGGGAAATTTTAGCTGTGAAATTAGTGTAGGTTTTGATAGGTTTTGGATCGTAAAATTGAGTCAGAAAGCAGCTTTTAGGATTGTGGATTACGAAGGAGATGTTGTTGCTGAG GTAAAGAAAAAGCAATCATTGGCGGGAAATGGATTTGGagatgatgtattaagcctaatTGTGGAGCCACATATTGATCATTCACTAATCATGGCGATTATCACTGTCTATGGCTTAATCAATCGCAAAATGTAG
- the LOC126677885 gene encoding protein LURP-one-related 11-like, protein MSKVHPLVSSDRNESSSSSSACCSSSMADSKKETFTIWMKSLVMQANGCTVYNENGEIVFRVDNYDKKGSSEVYLMDLQGRVLFTIRKQLLFRQWKGYKNDADGLKSKSQKPFFQIRKISRILKGNLIYKISQDGCYYKLEASAGKSAFKITNCSNGVVIAKATRKQTSTGIVLGDDVLTLMVEPNVDHSFVMALVTVYGLMMNRL, encoded by the exons ATGTCAAAAGTTCATCCTTTAGTTAGCAGTGACAGAAAtgaatcttcttcttcttcttctgcttgTTGCAGCTCTTCCATGGCGGATTCGAAAAAAGAAACTTTTACAATTTGGATGAAGTCTCTTGTGATGCAAGCAAATGGTTGCACTGTTTATAATGAAAATGGTGAAATTGTTTTTAGGGTTGATAATTATGATAAGAAAGGAAGTAGTGAAGTTTATCTCATGGATCTTCAAGGCAGAGTTCTTTTTACCATAAGG AAACAATTGCTTTTCAGACAATGGAAAGGATACAAGAATGATGCTGATGGcttaaaatcaaaatcacaaAAACCATTCtttcaaattagaaaaatttcAAGAATTCTCAAaggaaatttaatttataaaatttctcAAGATGGGTGCTATTATAAATTAGAAGCCTCGGCTGGAAAATCAGCATTCAAGATCACAAATTGCAGCAATGGAGTAGTAATTGCAAAGGCTACAAGAAAGCAAACATCAACAGGAATTGTGTTAGGAGATGATGTGTTGACATTAATGGTGGAGCCTAATGTTGATCACTCCTTTGTCATGGCTCTTGTGACTGTTTATGGATTGATGATGAACAGATTGTGA